The DNA region actctaacggtgactatcgaaaaatttccaaaaagatggaataaattgaatgatcgtcaagaccgaacggttgcatggAGCctataaaatcttcagatttttaactagaagagttgctctttcagaatttgtatcacatttccatctacggttagttttattgagataaaaattactctaacggtgactatcgaaaaatttccaaatacactgagcaaaaaaattaacgcacattctgaaaatctcaattttaatgaaagttaactctacattgactttataacttattttttatgttctctcgggaaggttttgaacgaaacaagacacattaaatggaagaaaaattcaggatttcaccgaatcttatgtgaaagaagagaaatgaacaattttcgaaatactgaaatgctgataagtgatttaatacttggtatttccaccccttgcgttaataacagctcggcaacgacggttcatactcaaaatgagtgatcttaaaatgttctgatcgaatccttcccagatttctccgagttggattcctaagtcattaagagtagctggatgtgaacttctcaaccttctattgaggttgtcccaaaactgcttaatcggattgagatctggacttcttgctggccattccattcaagagacttcaacctcttcaaggtaccaCTGAACggtgcgcgcacgatggggtctggcattatcgtccataaaaatgaaattttctccaatgtatggggcaaatgccACTACATGCTTTTCAAGAATGTTCcctatatacttatcagcattcatagctccattatcaacgaccactaggtctatgcgagcagtcaaagatattccaccccataccataatcgatcctcccccgaaaccagtagtattcaggaaattgcactgagcatatctttcatgtggacgtctgtatacaagggaacgtcgatcacaatggtagatgcagaatctagactcatctgtgaagagaactctttcccaatcggcctcttcccaatggatatgctctctcgcaaaatccaaacgcgcccttcgatgggctggggtaagagctgggcctcttgccgcgacacgaggccttaaatcatattctctgaggcgatttcttattgtctgagtgctaatttgcacctcatgagtttgctcaagctgaatttgaaggaggcgagcagttgcaaaccgttgtctcaacgaagaaactctcaagtaacgttcttgaatggcagttgttacccgtggtctaccctgtcctggtcttcggacattcatacctgtctccctgaatcgctgcaacattctggacacatttgtatgggaaactccaaacctttctgcaattcttgtgtatgtccacccttcttcgcgcaaaactaccgcttgggcacattcctcttgggtcaaattgcgtgtttcgcgttgcatagcgatcgagtgtagaaaatcaaacgaaacaaaaactattgatcactagaattgatcgagaacaactgattttagaatggagccaatacattcaaaatctttttttattcctgctgggagaaaacatctgtattgaagaaaaccgttgaaagtggataacatatgcatgcataattctgataaaaataattatcattgagaacaccttcagttgtagaataaatttgagatttccataatgtgcgttaatttttttgcgcagtgtagatggaatcgattaaatgatcgtcaagaccgaacggctagcttcaacgagctccataaaatccaTCACATTTCCAGTTAcgtttagttttattgaaagaaaaattattcaaactCCTGAATTAGGTGCATTCTCCAACTAatcaattttgaagataagatcAGAAATTACCTTTTGTGCATTTCAGAGACTTTTGGGAATAATTTGcaacttctttattttctttcaatatCCTTCAAATAGGTTCATATTTCATAAGTTAGGTATGAGGAAATGTCCCGTCGAGTGTAAGAAATCAGCAACATAATTGAATTCTGAGAATATAAAGTACTTAATGTAGGTAATAATTTCTAAGGAAAAGAAGTGATTTTTACAAAAAACCAACATTTTACATAATATCAAAGTATGGaacgaatcaccctgtataggtaagTGAGAGATTCCTCGAACAGTATTCGTTACCTAGGTAACTGTTTACCTAgcaacataataaaatcaaagagtaaccaagttggttactctttgataaaaTGTCAAAGGAAATTCACAACGACGTTTTAACGAGTAAGTTCATCGAATTTTCCAAATACCAAAGCAGAGATGAAGAAACAACTGGAATAAGTTTAAGACAGATTGATCTTTGGCTGAGACAAGCCTCAATTTTGGACATGAATCATGTAACCCCAACGGATACAGGTACAATATTTTTCAAGTTTGGGTGAGTAACCAAACTGCACTTTTTCTTGAATATTTAGCCaacaattcatatttcatcGCCTACTGGGTGAGAATGaacttttaaaaaaaattcaaggggtgattattccttgtcaaaaaatagtatgTGTCTTTCATATGGATTTTTTTTGTGCAGCTCCTAAATTATTTGTTTTCTCATAAACCATTACTTTTAGCAAGAGACCTTTCTTGTTCAACATAATGAATCATGCAAGCTGTAAAtaactattcattcacaccctgtaacCTTTAAAGCAATGATGAACTTCAGCAAAAAGAAAAGAGTTTTTATAATATAAATCCAACAAAACTTTCAGAACTCGAACTATCAATTTCCaacaatttcttcaatttttgagggaTCTAGTATCTGTTAGTGGTCACGCTCTGAGCGACatattgaaaaaactggaaTATTGCGAAGAGCCAATGGTGAGTTTGTCAGTATCACTTCAGTGAAAAGTTGCTCCTTTTTTTGTAGGAAGTGGAAGAACACGATTTCTGTGAAATTGAGACTATATCAACTAGGAGTCGAACTTCTAAAAAGAACTACCTGAGCGATTTAATGAAAGATATTTGAAGTGAATGTGATGTGGAGTTGAAATTTGTTATTGAGCTCATATACCTAAATTTCTGTATTATGTGAGTTGACACTTTGATGTATGAATAAACCCTAGCGCCATCTGAGAATTGACTTGAATCTCGTTTCTTGTTAGCTGGCGCTTGACAAAACCTCATCTGGAGTTGCAAACATTGCAGCTCGAATCTCCCAAAAGCCATTGGAGATCAGCAGGAAACCTCTATGTAAATTAGTTATCATTTTGCTTAAAAAAATTCAGCAGCATATAGAAACAGCACCTgatgaatagaatagaatagaatagaattgaACTCAAATACATATATATTTCCATTATAAAAATACAAAAGTGTACATTATTGAGACAGAAAAaccaaaatataaaaatattgagtCAAAATCCAATTACTAGACGCAAAATAAAATGCCCCTTATTCGATCATCTTTCATATGTGAACCTAGATGTAAATGTTCATTCATTTCTTGGCAGGAATGACTCCCTTGCAGTTTTGAATGAACTGATGAAGCCCCTTGCTCATGAAGAAAGGCCTGGCCATTCCATCATTGATCAGAGTATCTTCGCAGAAGCACATAAAGATTGAATCTATTGTGGCCTGTAAAGATTAAAACACATAACTTGAGATATACGTTGCAAGCATGACGAATAATGCACCTTATTTTtaaattcctcaaaattatgTGTATTATTACTTATATTAAACAAAACTCAcctcgaaaatattgaaaaatattattactATACAAATAGTAAGAATACAGCATATGGCACCAACATTATAAGCTTGATGAGGATTCCCAGAGGCCTGTAAATAAATCATTCGAAAAATCAGAATGATTCATCAATAATTAGACTTGTTTTTTTACCGAAGCGATCCACAATGCAATAACACCTCCAACAACCATGATTACAAATTGTGCTATGACCAGCACGAAGCTTCCTATGGAGTTGATAGCAACAACGTTTTCTGCGTTAGATACCAGTAACATAACTGCACGTTTTCCAGATTTGAAGAATGACTGACCATGCATTGCTGAAATTAACAAAATAGTTAGGTATTTTCCCATCAAGTGCGGGCAAGatactttccgcaagagttaggaacaatattttttctacaagcgcttgaaatatataaatacactgcgaaaaaaaattaacgcacattatggaaatctcaaatttattctacaactgaaggtgttctcaatgataattatttttatcagaattatgcatgcatatgttatccactttcaacggttttcttcaatacagatgttttttcccagcaggaataaaaaaagatgatattatcataCTTTGAATGTTGCTcaattctaaaatcagttgttctcgatcaattctagtgatcaatagtttttctttcgtttgattttctacactcgatcgctatgcaacgcgaaacacgcaatttgacccaagaggaatgtgcccaagcggtagtttgcgagaagaagggtggacatacacaagaattgcagaaaggtttggagtttcccatacaagtgtgtccagaatgttgcagcgattcagggagacaggtatgaatgtccgaagtcCAGGATAGGGTAGACcacacgggtaacaactgccattcaagaacgttacttgagagtttcttcgttgggacaacggtttgcaaccgctcgcctaaTTCAATTTCAGCTTGAGttaactcatgaggtgcaaattagcactcagacaataagaaatcgcctcagagaatattatttaaggcctcgtgtcgcggcaagaggcccagctcttaccccagctcatcgaagggcgcgtttggattttgcgagagagcatatccattgggaagaggccgattgggaaagagttctctccacaaatgagtctagattctggctctaccattgtgatcgacgttcccttgtatacagacgtccacatgaaagatatgctcagtgcaatttcctgaatactactggtttcgggagaggatcgattatggtatagggtggaatatctttgactgctcgcacagacctagtggtcgttgataatggagctttgaatgctgataagtatataaggaccattcttgaagagcatgtagtgccatttgtcccatacattggtgaaaatttcaattttatggacgataatgccagaccccatcgtgcgcgctcacatcgttcaggagtaccttgatgaggttgaagtctctcgaatggaatggccagcaagaaatccagatctcaatccgattgagcaggtttgggacaacctcaatagaaggctgagaagttcagaaaatcatccagctactcttaatgacttaggaatccaactcggagaaatctgggaaggattagattaGAAcatttaagatcactcattttgagtatgaaccgtcgttgcctaGCTGTAATCAACGCAAGGGGTAGAAATACCAAGTAtgaaatcacttatcagcatttcagtattttgaagattgttcatttctcttctttcacataagattcggtgaaatcctgaatttttctcccaattaatgtgtcttgtttcgttcaaaaccttcccgagagaacaaaTAAAATATGTTATAAAGtaaatgtagagttaactttcattaaaattgagattttcagaatgtgcgttaatttttttgcgcattccaattttccatttccatttaacaaaacagatcatatctcatttgatcaATTAATCTAtgtcatttgattaattcatatataatgacagacgtaattctgcatgtcgttaccatggtttTCTCATCGTTGGCGTTCGGCGCATAGAGACACGGGAAAAACCCCTTCTAATCAAAAAAATCGGGGTGTTCTAAtgctaggatatggagtgcatatagGTTGTTTTTTAGATTCAAGAAAACACTTGGCGCAAGTTTATAATTTCAGATGATCTGAATTGtgaatattggaaaaaataaaCTGTCAtgctgaaaatttcgaaaatgtttGAGTTCTTCTCAGTACCTAAAGATATCAATAAATTCTTCATTCATTACTACTGGGCAACTTACCGGTTTGGATGTAAGCATTATTAGAAAACAGCTTCAAGAAAGCTATCAACTCGCCGCAGCAGCATTCAACCAACCATCTGGTTCTATTATTAGAAGATAGTGCTCTCAGGATCATGCGAATGATCTTGACAATAGTCAATATTAAAGATCCGATGAGTACAGTGCCCAAGTGGAATTTGATGAAATTCACGAAGGATGTCCACAAGGGAGAgtccaaataatttttattc from Coccinella septempunctata chromosome 1, icCocSept1.1, whole genome shotgun sequence includes:
- the LOC123315339 gene encoding uncharacterized protein LOC123315339, with the translated sequence MSKEIHNDVLTSKFIEFSKYQSRDEETTGISLRQIDLWLRQASILDMNHVTPTDTGTIFFKFGTRTINFQQFLQFLRDLVSVSGHALSDILKKLEYCEEPMEVEEHDFCEIETISTRSRTSKKNYLSDLMKDI